In a genomic window of Punica granatum isolate Tunisia-2019 chromosome 6, ASM765513v2, whole genome shotgun sequence:
- the LOC116211700 gene encoding proline-rich receptor-like protein kinase PERK3 produces MEKHRVVVIQDASSELISPSAIRWAIDTLKLISGDRITLLGVLHQVDTPMGYKFKVDSNSMFAANKKMIKEAVARKVQEYQSNTEIMDLGTLCESREIDFKIEVAAGSSRKETAVELASNLKATWVILDRQMRKDKKYFLQKLSCGISQMKDDNSVELLRGRKSTGTIIRHLVPVQNHGINGEETVQAQPPRAAQEPSPSGQEPSPSSQEPSPSSQEPSAAGKELRGIEISREEVDESRQNEDPPTTESAGDEGPLQTWQVEIGGGDSGCKFCNNKRPHYGYKRDFTYEELHDSTGGFSPENCLSSEEFGSAFKGELEDGMKIVVKMKNNVFLDKGEFESEVNVLCRAWHKNVITLLGSCGEGNSRLLVYEYACNGSLDQHISEHSSRPLTWRRRINIALSAARGLRHLHENHIIHMDIRLNNILLTHYFEPLIGEWGITRKKYDSDKFSEDRVRYSDYQAPEYTDNRMVSSKTDVYSFGVVLLELITGRIVMEMALRETSLLDWARPLLSNKKYLELADSRLGKSYDLQQLLWMVQVTQNCLAKNPKRRLSMDRVVSALEFIAEKSIAIKEPAVTQQDAQVPEDGGERS; encoded by the exons ATGGAGAAACACAGGGTGGTGGTGATACAGGATGCGTCCAGTGAGCTAATAAGCCCGAGCGCCATAAGGTGGGCTATAGATACGCTCAAGCTAATATCTGGAGATAGGATCACCCTTCTCGGAGTACTTCACCAGGTCGATACACCGA TGGGATACAAGTTCAAGGTGGACTCGAATTCGATGTTCGCAGCCAACAAGAAGATGATCAAGGAAGCAGTAGCCAGGAAGGTGCAGGAGTACCAGAGCAACACGGAAATTATGGACCTCGGCACGCTTTGTGAGTCTCGCGAG ATTGATTTCAAGATAGAGGTGGCTGCGGGATCCTCACGGAAGGAGACGGCTGTAGAGTTAGCCTCGAATTTGAAGGCGACATGGGTGATACTGGACAG GCAGATGAGAAAAGACAAGAAGTACTTCCTACAGAAGTTGTCGTGCGGTATATCTCAGATGAAGGATGACAATTCAGTTGAACTACTGAGAGGACGCAAGTCCACCGGAACTATAATTCGTCACCTGGTTCCCGTCCAGAATCACGGGATAAACGGTGAGGAAACAGTGCAGGCGCAGCCACCCCGAGCTGCACAGGAGCCATCCCCGTCGGGACAGGAGCCATCCCCATCTTCACAGGAGCCATCCCCATCTTCACAGGAGCCATCCGCAGCAGGCAAAGAACTACGCGGCATAGAAATAA GTCGAGAAGAGGTGGATGAGTCGAGACAGAATGAAGATCCACCGACCACTGAAAGTGCCGGTGATGAGGGTCCCCTCCAGACATGGCAGGTTGAAATCGGGGGAGGAGACTCGGGATGTAAATTTTGCAACAATAAACGGCCTCATTATGGATACAAAAGGGATTTCACGTATGAAGAACTCCACGACTCCACAGGAGGATTTTCACCAGAAAACTGCCTGTCCAGCGAAGAATTTGGATCTGCTTTCAAAGGCGAGCTGGAAGACGGTATGAAAATAGTAGTAAAGATGAAGAACAATGTGTTCTTGGATAAGGGCGAGTTCGAGTCCGAGGTGAATGTGCTCTGCAGGGCTTGGCATAAGAATGTGATCACGCTGCTGGGATCGTGCGGAGAAGGAAACAGCAGGCTACTCGTGTACGAGTACGCATGTAATGGATCACTGGATCAGCACATTTCag AACATAGCTCGAGACCATTGACTTGGAGACGGAGAATAAATATAGCACTGTCTGCGGCAAGAGGGCTGCGCCATCTACACGAGAACCACATAATTCACATGGATATCAGATTGAACAACATTCTTCTAACCCACTACTTCGAACCGCTG ATTGGAGAATGGGGAATCACGAGAAAAAAGTATGACTCCGACAAGTTTTCAGAGGACAGGGTTCGATACTCTGACTACCAAGCTCCAGAATACACAGATAACAGGATGGTATCGAGCAAAACAGATGTTTATTCCTTCGGGGTTGTTTTGCTGGAGCTGATTACGGGGCGAATCGTGATGGAAATGGCACTGAGAGAAACGAGTCTTTTGGACTGG GCAAGACCGTTGCTGAGCAACAAGAAGTACCTGGAATTAGCGGATTCCCGACTCGGCAAGTCCTACGATCTGCAGCAGCTTCTCTGGATGGTTCAAGTGACCCAGAACTGTCTCGCAAAGAATCCTAAAAGACGGCTAAGCATGGACCGG GTGGTATCTGCTTTGGAATTCATAGCAGAGAAAAGCATTGCAATAAAGGAGCCTGCTGTGACCCAACAAGATGCACAGGTTCCCGAGGACGGAGGAGAGCGGAGCTGA